The following are encoded together in the Candidatus Woesebacteria bacterium genome:
- the dprA gene encoding DNA-protecting protein DprA, translating into MTENDFLVCISTYVGFGPVRLTLLKNYFGTYENIWKLSKKELKEVNLSDKLIDGFVEHRKNFDFDKYQLKLAKLAIGIITHSDANYPSNLSELSNAPQVLYIKGELCQNDSNAIAIVGSRKMTHYGREVAAKFAGELSDFGVTIVSGLALGIDAVAHNACLASGGRSIAVLASGLDTITPQQNYYIAKKIFDGKKGAIVSEYPLGTPALKTNFANRNRIISGLSKAVIVVEGQHKSGTLLTARAAAEQGRTVFAVPGQITSPMSEAPLYLIENGARLATSTRVVLEEMNMQFKVDKKQVEKIMPTDELERKIYILLKNEAKHIDEIAREIKLDIGKLQSKLSMMELKGLVNCDDGLYRVRN; encoded by the coding sequence ATGACGGAAAATGATTTTTTAGTGTGCATATCAACCTATGTTGGATTCGGACCGGTGCGGTTGACGTTACTGAAAAATTATTTCGGAACATATGAAAATATCTGGAAATTAAGTAAAAAAGAACTTAAAGAAGTTAATCTATCCGACAAGTTGATTGACGGGTTTGTCGAACACAGGAAGAATTTTGACTTTGATAAATATCAACTGAAGTTAGCAAAGTTAGCAATTGGCATTATTACTCATTCCGACGCTAATTATCCGTCAAATTTAAGTGAATTATCAAACGCTCCACAGGTTTTATATATCAAGGGGGAACTTTGTCAAAACGACTCGAATGCCATTGCGATTGTAGGAAGCAGGAAAATGACACATTACGGCAGGGAGGTGGCAGCTAAATTCGCCGGCGAGCTTTCCGATTTTGGCGTCACAATTGTATCGGGTTTGGCACTTGGAATCGATGCAGTTGCCCACAACGCGTGTTTGGCAAGTGGTGGCAGAAGTATCGCGGTACTTGCAAGCGGACTTGATACGATTACGCCGCAACAAAATTACTACATCGCCAAAAAAATATTCGACGGGAAAAAGGGTGCTATCGTATCCGAATATCCGCTTGGAACACCTGCTCTTAAAACCAATTTTGCCAACAGAAATCGAATAATATCGGGATTATCAAAAGCAGTAATCGTGGTTGAGGGTCAACATAAAAGCGGGACACTGCTTACTGCTCGTGCTGCGGCGGAGCAGGGGAGGACGGTGTTTGCGGTTCCGGGACAAATTACTTCTCCCATGAGTGAGGCGCCTTTGTATTTGATTGAAAATGGAGCGCGCTTGGCAACAAGTACCCGAGTTGTTTTAGAAGAAATGAATATGCAATTCAAGGTAGATAAAAAGCAGGTCGAAAAAATCATGCCGACTGATGAACTGGAAAGAAAAATTTACATACTACTGAAAAACGAGGCAAAACACATTGATGAAATTGCACGGGAGATTAAGCTGGATATTGGTAAACTGCAGTCAAAGCTTTCGATGATGGAGTTAAAGGGCTTGGTTAATTGCGACGATGGACTATATCGGGTTAGGAATTAG
- the topA gene encoding type I DNA topoisomerase has product MNLIIVESPTKAKTLNRFLGKDYSVEATMGHIKDLPKSKLSVDVENDFQPDYQLVETRKKEIAKLVKQAKKAKKVYLATDPDREGEAIALHVHEIIGKTDYARITFHEITKEAVEEAIAHPAKIDDNLVNAQIARRVLDRLVGYKLSPVIWKKIRRGLSAGRVQTVVVRLIVEREREIEKFVKKEYWEIACDVKQQEKGKIFRVNLLKVDNKVLSVANGNEAKKLKDDLEKAIFSVKDVRSKEVRKKPFPPYTTSTLTQAGANVYGWSSKKTMSIAQKLYEEGLITYHRTDSTNLSVQAVEKVRTFIAKTYGDKYVPANALIYKTKAKSAQQAHEAIRPTDIKIQGDLAVHVKIKLDAEKLYSLIWRRFVACQMEMAIYDVTTIDVNADGNNNYLLRTTGNVEIFDGWRKVIPTKEKDELILPKVNAGEKLDVKQVISEQKFTQPPARFNEASLIKTLEKLGIGRPSTYAPTISTIQTRQYVEKLDKKFYPTPVGIAVTDFMVTNFDEIFDYSFTAGMENDLDEVAKGNKDWVTMMKDFYKPFEKKVLDVEKNAVRVAVPVEKTGRKCPTCKKEKRVGDKQGDLVIRTGRFGKFISCSNFPDCKHTEKLVVKVDMKCLRCLEEGRDKESQGDIIVKKTRTGRIFYGCSKYPECEYASWVNPAQAKDN; this is encoded by the coding sequence ATGAATTTAATAATTGTAGAAAGTCCAACAAAAGCAAAAACACTAAATCGGTTTCTCGGGAAAGATTATTCGGTTGAGGCGACAATGGGACACATCAAAGATTTACCTAAAAGTAAATTGAGTGTCGATGTGGAAAATGATTTTCAGCCTGATTACCAGTTGGTCGAGACGAGAAAAAAAGAAATTGCAAAGTTAGTAAAGCAAGCAAAAAAAGCCAAGAAAGTTTATTTAGCAACCGATCCGGATCGTGAGGGAGAAGCAATTGCTTTGCATGTTCATGAGATTATTGGTAAGACAGATTACGCAAGAATTACCTTTCATGAGATAACCAAAGAAGCGGTCGAAGAAGCAATCGCTCATCCTGCAAAAATTGACGATAATTTAGTGAATGCCCAAATTGCCCGGCGTGTACTCGATCGACTAGTGGGCTATAAATTGTCACCTGTCATTTGGAAAAAAATCCGGCGCGGTTTGTCGGCAGGGAGAGTGCAAACGGTAGTTGTCCGTTTGATTGTCGAGCGTGAACGCGAGATTGAAAAGTTTGTTAAAAAAGAGTATTGGGAAATTGCTTGTGACGTAAAGCAACAAGAAAAGGGGAAAATTTTCAGAGTAAATCTTTTAAAAGTAGATAACAAAGTATTGAGTGTTGCAAATGGAAATGAAGCCAAAAAACTTAAAGATGATCTTGAAAAAGCCATTTTCAGCGTTAAAGATGTCAGGTCAAAAGAAGTAAGAAAAAAACCATTCCCTCCATACACGACATCAACGCTTACCCAAGCGGGTGCTAATGTATATGGTTGGTCATCAAAAAAAACCATGAGTATTGCCCAAAAACTGTATGAAGAAGGGCTGATTACTTATCACAGAACCGATTCCACCAATCTGTCAGTACAAGCGGTGGAAAAAGTACGTACATTTATCGCAAAAACATATGGGGACAAATATGTACCGGCAAACGCTTTAATTTATAAAACCAAAGCAAAATCGGCTCAGCAAGCACACGAAGCTATACGACCGACCGATATTAAAATCCAAGGTGACTTGGCAGTACATGTAAAGATCAAATTAGATGCAGAGAAACTTTACAGTTTGATCTGGAGAAGATTTGTGGCGTGTCAAATGGAAATGGCGATTTATGATGTGACCACGATAGATGTAAACGCAGATGGTAATAATAATTATTTACTTAGGACTACCGGAAATGTAGAAATATTTGATGGGTGGAGAAAGGTAATACCAACCAAGGAAAAAGACGAGTTGATTTTACCGAAAGTAAACGCAGGTGAAAAATTAGATGTTAAACAAGTAATTAGTGAACAGAAGTTTACCCAACCTCCCGCCAGATTTAATGAAGCATCGTTAATTAAAACGTTGGAGAAATTGGGGATAGGTAGACCATCAACTTATGCTCCAACCATCTCGACCATCCAAACAAGGCAATATGTTGAAAAACTTGATAAAAAGTTTTACCCGACACCTGTCGGGATTGCCGTTACTGATTTTATGGTGACTAATTTTGATGAAATCTTTGATTATTCATTTACGGCAGGCATGGAAAACGACCTCGACGAAGTTGCCAAAGGAAATAAAGATTGGGTGACAATGATGAAGGATTTTTACAAACCTTTTGAGAAAAAGGTGTTAGATGTCGAGAAAAACGCGGTGAGAGTTGCCGTACCTGTTGAGAAAACCGGAAGAAAATGCCCGACATGCAAAAAGGAAAAAAGAGTTGGTGATAAACAAGGTGATTTAGTGATTAGAACCGGAAGATTTGGGAAATTTATTTCCTGTTCAAACTTCCCGGATTGTAAACACACGGAAAAATTAGTTGTTAAAGTTGACATGAAATGCCTACGTTGTTTGGAAGAAGGAAGAGATAAAGAAAGTCAAGGAGATATCATTGTTAAAAAAACCAGAACGGGAAGAATATTTTATGGATGTTCCAAATACCCCGAGTGTGAATATGCAAGTTGGGTAAACCCGGCACAGGCAAAAGACAACTAG
- a CDS encoding dihydrofolate reductase, with protein MKISIIAALSKNFVIGNKGRIPWHISEDFKYFKKLTLGHTVIMGEATFKSIGKPLPDRKIIVMSKDKNFEAYGCVVVHSLEDALKLINTESGEIFIAGGGQIYKLFLSLADKLYLTEIDKAFEGDTYFPRFDKTKYKRKEILESEENGLKYSFNVYNKV; from the coding sequence ATGAAAATATCAATTATTGCAGCCTTATCAAAAAACTTCGTTATCGGAAACAAAGGCCGGATACCCTGGCATATTTCAGAGGATTTTAAATATTTTAAAAAGTTAACTCTGGGACATACGGTAATTATGGGAGAGGCAACTTTCAAGTCGATCGGTAAACCACTTCCCGATAGAAAGATAATTGTCATGTCGAAAGATAAAAACTTTGAGGCATACGGATGTGTTGTTGTTCATTCACTTGAAGACGCACTTAAATTAATTAACACAGAAAGTGGTGAAATATTTATTGCAGGTGGCGGCCAAATTTATAAATTATTTTTGTCCCTTGCAGATAAATTGTACTTAACCGAAATTGATAAAGCGTTTGAAGGAGATACGTATTTCCCAAGGTTTGATAAAACTAAGTATAAACGAAAAGAAATTCTAGAAAGCGAAGAAAACGGTCTGAAATATTCTTTCAACGTTTATAATAAGGTGTAA
- a CDS encoding thymidylate synthase: MKVYHDLLNDILKNGVVEKNERTGTGTKKVFGRMVRFDLSQGFPLLTTKQMYLKAIIHELLWFIKGDTNLRYLAKNNVRIWNEWPFQNYLKANKLDKRYPMYSSTWQEKMIEYVEKIKSDKKFAEKWGNLGPVYGAQWRNFDGFDQLKWVVREIKNNPGSRRLIVNAWNASRVDTMALPPCHVMYQFSVSNNKLSCLMTQRSVDTFLGLPFNIASYALLTMMIAHVTNLKPGELVLSLADTHIYLNHIDQAKEIVKRKPYTLPTMKLNKDVKSLFRFKYEDFTLMNYQYHPPIKAKISV; encoded by the coding sequence ATGAAAGTTTATCACGATCTACTTAACGATATCCTGAAAAACGGTGTGGTTGAAAAAAACGAACGAACAGGCACCGGAACGAAAAAAGTTTTTGGCCGCATGGTTCGATTTGATTTATCCCAAGGCTTTCCACTTCTTACAACAAAGCAAATGTATCTAAAAGCAATTATTCACGAACTACTTTGGTTTATCAAAGGAGATACAAACTTAAGATATCTTGCCAAAAACAATGTAAGAATCTGGAACGAATGGCCATTTCAAAATTATCTTAAGGCTAATAAGTTGGACAAAAGATACCCGATGTACTCCAGTACATGGCAAGAGAAAATGATCGAGTATGTGGAGAAAATTAAGTCCGATAAAAAGTTTGCTGAAAAATGGGGAAACCTTGGTCCGGTTTATGGTGCACAATGGAGAAATTTCGACGGCTTTGATCAATTAAAGTGGGTAGTAAGAGAAATCAAAAATAATCCGGGAAGTAGGCGGTTAATTGTCAATGCATGGAACGCATCACGTGTTGACACCATGGCACTTCCACCATGCCACGTTATGTATCAATTTAGTGTAAGTAATAATAAATTGTCATGCCTCATGACGCAAAGATCGGTTGATACATTTTTAGGATTACCATTTAATATCGCAAGTTACGCACTTCTTACCATGATGATCGCCCATGTCACTAATCTAAAACCCGGTGAGTTAGTTTTGAGTCTGGCAGATACACACATTTATTTAAATCATATTGACCAAGCAAAAGAAATTGTAAAGAGAAAACCATATACACTTCCGACAATGAAACTTAATAAGGATGTAAAATCATTGTTTAGATTTAAATATGAGGACTTCACTCTAATGAACTACCAATATCACCCACCAATAAAAGCAAAAATTTCAGTATGA
- a CDS encoding serine hydroxymethyltransferase, with translation MVDKIFSLIDQEAKRQKETLMMIPSENYTYPEVRSAVGSILMHKYAEGDPGRRYYQGNEFVDQVEATAEGRVLECFNLNPEDWHVNVQPHSGCEANLAVYNAILDPGDKIMSMFLPDGGHLSHGWHMGDNKITLVSKIFNVSFYNVDPEKEIFDFAKIALLATQIKPKLIISGGTAYPRDIDYKRMAKIAHRVGAYYMADVAHEAGLIIAGANNSPFPHADFVTFTTHKTLRGPRGAVIVARKEYGEKIDRSIIPGLQGGPHLHSIAGIAVALEKAKTPKFKRYGAQTVENAKYLAQLLKSKGLHIVSGGTDKHLVLIDLREQKTNGWFAAWALEYAGIIANRNTVPSDTGSPFYPSGLRLGTPAITVRGMKEREMKKIADWIHEVIEIVAGQTIPADKEERNQFLKAFRVGIAKNERILKINKEVKMLCKEFPIDFE, from the coding sequence ATGGTGGATAAAATATTTTCATTAATTGACCAAGAGGCAAAAAGGCAGAAAGAAACGCTGATGATGATTCCGTCAGAAAACTATACTTACCCGGAAGTAAGAAGCGCTGTCGGAAGTATTCTGATGCATAAGTATGCGGAAGGTGATCCGGGAAGGCGGTATTATCAGGGAAATGAATTTGTTGACCAAGTGGAAGCAACCGCGGAAGGAAGAGTTCTGGAATGTTTTAATCTAAACCCTGAGGATTGGCATGTAAATGTGCAACCTCATTCCGGGTGTGAAGCAAACTTGGCGGTTTACAATGCAATTTTAGATCCGGGTGACAAAATCATGTCTATGTTTTTGCCCGACGGTGGGCATCTCTCGCATGGTTGGCATATGGGCGACAACAAAATTACATTAGTCTCTAAAATTTTTAACGTAAGTTTTTATAACGTCGATCCCGAAAAAGAGATTTTTGATTTTGCCAAAATTGCACTATTGGCAACTCAAATAAAACCTAAACTAATAATTTCCGGCGGTACTGCTTATCCTCGGGATATTGATTATAAACGCATGGCAAAAATCGCCCATAGGGTAGGGGCGTATTATATGGCTGATGTGGCACACGAGGCGGGACTTATTATTGCCGGTGCCAATAATTCACCTTTTCCACACGCCGATTTTGTTACTTTTACGACCCACAAAACGCTTCGAGGACCAAGAGGAGCAGTTATTGTTGCAAGAAAAGAATACGGCGAGAAAATTGACAGATCGATTATTCCCGGTCTTCAGGGAGGTCCGCATCTTCATTCCATCGCTGGAATTGCAGTAGCACTTGAAAAAGCTAAAACACCAAAATTTAAACGATATGGTGCGCAGACAGTTGAAAACGCCAAATATTTAGCTCAGCTCCTTAAATCAAAGGGATTACACATTGTAAGTGGTGGAACAGATAAGCACTTGGTTTTAATTGATTTGAGAGAGCAAAAAACAAACGGTTGGTTTGCGGCATGGGCGTTGGAATATGCAGGTATTATTGCAAACAGAAATACAGTCCCGAGTGACACGGGGTCGCCGTTTTATCCCTCGGGTCTAAGGTTGGGGACTCCGGCAATTACGGTTAGAGGAATGAAAGAACGCGAAATGAAAAAAATTGCGGATTGGATTCATGAAGTGATCGAGATTGTTGCCGGTCAAACTATTCCCGCCGACAAAGAAGAAAGAAATCAATTCCTAAAAGCTTTTAGAGTTGGGATTGCAAAGAATGAACGCATACTTAAAATAAACAAAGAAGTAAAAATGTTGTGTAAAGAATTCCCCATTGATTTTGAATAA
- a CDS encoding bifunctional methylenetetrahydrofolate dehydrogenase/methenyltetrahydrofolate cyclohydrolase (catalyzes the formation of 5,10-methenyltetrahydrofolate from 5,10-methylenetetrahydrofolate and subsequent formation of 10-formyltetrahydrofolate from 5,10-methenyltetrahydrofolate), with product MMISFDGRKYSDEKLLVLKKQVDNLKARGINLKLASIYVSTDPGSVLYTKLKKSKAESIGIAFVAYEMDNIDKEGVIEVITRLNGDEGTTGILVQKPSGDKQYDKESWAEIVSVIDPAKDVDGLTPHNLGLLSMGTPKFIPATVKAVMSVLASWQIELAGKNIVIIGASEILGKPLTMLMTQMDATVSLLHSKTENIKKYTLNCDILISATGVPNLITQDMVRHGSIMIDVGAPRGDIDKATYQKAAYVSGVPGGVGPVTIVSLLENLVVFK from the coding sequence ATGATGATAAGTTTTGATGGCAGAAAATATTCCGACGAGAAGCTTCTGGTTCTAAAAAAACAAGTTGATAATCTAAAAGCGCGAGGTATTAATTTAAAGCTTGCCAGTATTTATGTATCAACTGATCCCGGAAGTGTTCTTTATACTAAACTCAAGAAAAGCAAAGCTGAAAGTATTGGCATAGCTTTCGTTGCGTACGAAATGGACAATATCGACAAAGAAGGTGTGATTGAGGTGATCACAAGATTAAACGGCGATGAAGGTACAACCGGGATATTGGTTCAAAAACCGTCTGGTGACAAGCAATACGATAAAGAAAGTTGGGCGGAAATTGTATCGGTTATTGACCCCGCCAAAGACGTCGATGGATTAACACCTCACAATTTAGGTTTACTAAGCATGGGGACGCCGAAGTTTATCCCCGCAACCGTTAAAGCAGTGATGTCTGTTCTAGCAAGCTGGCAGATAGAGTTAGCGGGAAAAAACATTGTCATAATCGGAGCGAGTGAAATACTGGGAAAACCGCTTACTATGTTAATGACACAAATGGATGCAACAGTCAGTTTACTTCACTCCAAAACGGAAAACATCAAAAAGTACACATTAAATTGCGATATTTTAATCAGTGCTACAGGCGTTCCCAATTTAATTACGCAAGACATGGTTAGACATGGAAGTATTATGATTGATGTCGGGGCTCCAAGGGGGGATATCGACAAAGCAACTTACCAAAAAGCAGCGTACGTCTCGGGTGTTCCCGGAGGTGTCGGACCAGTGACAATCGTTTCCCTTTTAGAGAATTTAGTTGTATTCAAATAG
- the rpsB gene encoding 30S ribosomal protein S2, whose translation MTEVSAQKLIESGAHYGHQTRRWNPKMAKYIHSHVDGVHIFDLIKTKKALEEALKVISKVASEKKNILILGTKKQAKEKVAEIAQRTQVFYVNERWLGGTLSNFSQIKKSLNKLNTMRDKLAAGEYKKFTKKERLLIEREIARLERFFGGLYGMEKTPDLIIIIDLKREQGAIKEARTAGVETVGIVDTNCDPDGVTYPIPMNDDATRALDYVLDLIAEAITEGKNNSKKLEAKPETPQKQVKVAKGKNIKTSPRKVKEKKSKVSKK comes from the coding sequence ATGACTGAAGTTTCCGCACAAAAACTAATTGAATCAGGTGCCCATTATGGACATCAAACAAGACGTTGGAATCCGAAAATGGCAAAATATATCCACAGCCATGTCGACGGAGTCCATATTTTTGATTTGATAAAAACAAAAAAGGCATTAGAAGAAGCTCTCAAAGTAATTAGTAAAGTTGCAAGTGAAAAGAAAAATATTCTGATATTGGGAACCAAAAAACAAGCCAAGGAAAAGGTTGCAGAGATAGCCCAAAGAACACAAGTCTTTTATGTGAATGAAAGGTGGCTTGGAGGAACACTCTCGAATTTTTCCCAGATCAAAAAATCGCTCAATAAACTAAATACCATGCGTGATAAACTTGCCGCAGGTGAGTACAAGAAATTTACGAAAAAGGAAAGACTTCTGATTGAACGAGAGATTGCACGTTTGGAAAGATTTTTCGGAGGGTTGTATGGTATGGAAAAAACACCCGATCTAATTATCATTATCGATCTCAAAAGGGAACAAGGTGCCATCAAAGAAGCACGAACAGCAGGTGTTGAAACAGTGGGGATAGTTGATACAAACTGTGATCCGGATGGAGTTACATATCCGATTCCGATGAACGACGACGCAACACGCGCACTTGATTATGTACTTGATCTGATTGCCGAGGCGATAACTGAAGGAAAAAATAATTCAAAGAAATTAGAAGCAAAACCGGAAACTCCCCAAAAACAGGTTAAAGTTGCAAAGGGCAAGAATATTAAAACTTCACCAAGGAAAGTTAAGGAAAAGAAAAGCAAGGTGTCTAAAAAATAA
- a CDS encoding elongation factor Ts, protein MAKIDVKTIRKLRDETGASIVRITKVLDEVGGDEGKACEILKKEGFEKAAKRSDRETNQGVLKTYVHHSGKLVSIVELLCETDFVAKNDLFITLANDLAMQVASMGANSVDDLIAQDFIKDPSKKVENLVRDVIAKTGENVRIGRIFRVELGK, encoded by the coding sequence ATGGCAAAGATTGATGTCAAGACAATCCGAAAACTAAGAGATGAAACGGGGGCTTCAATTGTGCGTATCACAAAAGTTCTTGACGAAGTGGGTGGGGATGAAGGCAAGGCATGCGAAATTCTGAAAAAAGAAGGTTTTGAAAAAGCCGCGAAACGTAGCGATCGTGAGACCAACCAAGGTGTACTTAAAACTTATGTTCATCACTCAGGAAAATTGGTGTCAATTGTCGAACTTCTTTGCGAAACTGATTTTGTAGCCAAAAATGATTTATTTATAACATTGGCAAATGACCTTGCGATGCAAGTTGCCTCTATGGGTGCAAATAGCGTTGATGACTTGATTGCTCAGGATTTTATCAAAGACCCGAGCAAAAAAGTTGAGAATCTGGTAAGAGATGTTATTGCAAAAACCGGTGAGAATGTTCGCATTGGAAGAATTTTTCGTGTAGAATTAGGAAAGTAA
- the frr gene encoding ribosome recycling factor, producing the protein MNESSVRSKLSEVLDLVVSDVNTVRTGRAKPSLVEDLTVVVYGGTTKLRIQEVATVSSPDPESIVISPYDKSIIGEIKKGIEAANIGFSPNIDGEIIRISVPPLTTEDREKLVKILSGKLESGKIMIRQVRGDVMKDIKKEFEEKTITEDEKFMGEKRLQMLVDEFVKKIEEAGEQKKKELLQI; encoded by the coding sequence ATGAACGAATCTTCAGTACGCTCTAAACTAAGTGAAGTGTTGGATCTTGTTGTTTCGGATGTGAATACGGTTAGGACGGGACGTGCTAAACCCAGTTTGGTTGAGGATCTCACAGTCGTGGTTTATGGTGGTACAACAAAACTTAGAATTCAAGAAGTGGCAACCGTAAGTTCGCCTGATCCTGAGAGTATTGTCATTTCCCCCTACGATAAATCGATAATCGGTGAAATAAAAAAGGGAATAGAAGCGGCAAACATCGGTTTCTCACCAAATATTGACGGTGAGATTATTAGGATTTCGGTTCCTCCGCTAACAACCGAAGACAGAGAAAAACTAGTCAAAATCCTTTCGGGGAAGTTAGAAAGTGGAAAAATTATGATACGTCAGGTTCGTGGAGACGTTATGAAGGATATCAAAAAAGAATTTGAAGAAAAGACAATTACCGAAGATGAAAAGTTCATGGGAGAAAAGAGATTGCAAATGTTGGTTGACGAATTTGTCAAGAAAATTGAAGAAGCAGGAGAACAAAAAAAGAAAGAGTTGCTTCAGATATAA
- a CDS encoding site-2 protease family protein, producing the protein MVSLFTFILVLSVLILVHEFGHFWTAKRLGIWVEEFGFGLPPRIFGKKYKDTIYSINLLPFGGFVRLHGENEEGSIKYPQKAFLNKSKKVRSAVITAGVFMNMMLAIVCFSIVYSVSGIPRESENVRIVEIAENSPASMSGLMVGDIVSEINGEAITSSDSFLVKMQENPNMESLLRISRGKEEKEFKVTPRKDYPEGQGPLGVTISTTEIYFPSIWQRPFYGVYYGFQESIYWILAVVAGFSTLFSTLLGGSVPQDIAGPVGIYAITTQAASFGVVALINFVGVLSVNLAVLNIFPFPALDGGRFLFIIIEAISGRRVTPKIEGYIHMAGMALLLTLLVVITFGDIRRLIDAGSVTGFIESFAP; encoded by the coding sequence ATGGTATCATTATTTACTTTTATTTTAGTTCTCTCGGTTCTTATCCTTGTTCATGAATTTGGTCACTTTTGGACGGCAAAAAGACTAGGCATCTGGGTCGAAGAATTTGGATTTGGATTACCTCCAAGAATTTTTGGTAAAAAATACAAGGATACAATCTACAGTATCAATCTACTTCCTTTTGGTGGATTTGTCAGACTTCATGGTGAAAACGAAGAGGGAAGTATTAAATATCCACAAAAAGCATTTCTCAATAAATCTAAAAAAGTCAGATCGGCTGTTATTACTGCAGGAGTTTTCATGAACATGATGTTGGCAATTGTTTGTTTTTCTATTGTCTATTCAGTTTCCGGTATACCGAGGGAATCAGAGAACGTTCGAATTGTGGAAATTGCCGAAAATTCTCCCGCAAGTATGTCCGGTTTGATGGTTGGTGATATTGTGAGTGAAATTAATGGCGAAGCCATCACGAGTTCCGATTCCTTTCTCGTAAAAATGCAGGAGAATCCAAACATGGAAAGTTTACTTCGTATTAGTCGCGGGAAAGAAGAAAAAGAGTTCAAAGTAACGCCAAGAAAAGATTATCCCGAAGGTCAAGGACCTTTGGGTGTTACAATTTCAACCACCGAAATATATTTTCCCTCAATTTGGCAAAGACCGTTTTATGGTGTTTATTATGGTTTTCAAGAAAGCATTTATTGGATACTCGCAGTTGTTGCGGGATTCTCAACTCTTTTTTCGACACTACTTGGCGGATCAGTTCCTCAAGACATTGCCGGTCCTGTCGGAATTTATGCAATTACCACTCAGGCGGCGTCCTTTGGTGTAGTAGCTCTCATTAATTTCGTAGGTGTTTTGTCTGTAAATCTTGCAGTGTTAAATATATTCCCATTTCCCGCGCTTGATGGCGGAAGATTTTTGTTTATTATTATAGAAGCGATTTCGGGTCGTCGAGTAACACCAAAGATTGAAGGTTATATTCACATGGCTGGAATGGCTCTTCTTCTCACCCTTCTTGTTGTAATAACATTCGGCGATATTCGAAGATTAATTGATGCAGGTAGTGTTACCGGATTCATAGAATCATTTGCCCCGTAA
- a CDS encoding YvcK family protein, which yields MNKKRIVVIGGGTGTYTVLSGLKKFPVHLTAIVSMMDSGGSNRVLRDEFGLLPTSDIRQCMAALADEKHADSEDLRKLFTYRYENGTGISGMTFGNLFMAALTDVYGTQEKAIEKTCELLHVVGEIIPVTYDNSHLIARYDNGKQVLGEHYVDEPDKETGKHKIVELGLIPKACATKKAIQSIKQADLIVLGPGDLYTSIICNLVVDGIVKAIAKSKAKKVYVVNLMTKFGQTNNFTGSMHVHEINKYLGGEFINYCLIHNKEKIPQRLLRRYKEENSIPVVDDLVTTKKTKIIRKNIMSSEIFIKPKSDIVKRSLVRHDPNKLAKAIVSLV from the coding sequence ATGAACAAAAAGAGAATTGTGGTAATCGGTGGTGGCACGGGTACTTATACGGTTCTATCGGGATTAAAAAAATTCCCCGTACATTTAACCGCAATTGTATCAATGATGGATAGTGGGGGAAGCAATCGGGTGTTGCGTGATGAATTTGGGCTGTTGCCGACTTCCGATATAAGGCAATGTATGGCTGCGCTTGCCGACGAAAAGCACGCAGACAGCGAAGATCTAAGAAAACTTTTTACCTACAGATATGAAAACGGAACAGGAATTTCCGGCATGACTTTTGGTAATTTATTTATGGCTGCCTTGACCGATGTCTACGGGACGCAGGAGAAAGCAATTGAAAAAACTTGTGAGCTTCTTCATGTTGTGGGCGAAATTATTCCGGTTACCTACGACAATTCACATTTGATTGCTCGTTACGATAATGGTAAACAAGTGTTGGGGGAACACTACGTGGATGAACCAGATAAAGAAACAGGTAAACACAAAATTGTGGAGTTGGGACTTATTCCGAAAGCATGTGCAACCAAAAAGGCGATTCAATCAATTAAACAAGCTGATTTGATTGTTTTGGGTCCGGGTGATTTGTATACCAGTATTATTTGTAATTTAGTAGTCGATGGAATCGTCAAAGCGATTGCGAAATCAAAAGCAAAGAAGGTATACGTCGTCAATCTCATGACAAAATTTGGTCAAACAAACAACTTCACAGGTTCGATGCATGTTCATGAGATTAATAAATATTTAGGAGGAGAATTTATTAATTATTGTCTGATTCATAACAAAGAAAAAATACCACAACGACTTCTTAGGCGATATAAAGAAGAAAATTCTATTCCGGTAGTTGATGATTTAGTTACGACAAAGAAAACAAAAATTATAAGGAAGAATATTATGTCGTCTGAGATATTTATCAAACCAAAATCCGATATTGTAAAAAGAAGTTTGGTACGTCACGATCCTAACAAGTTAGCTAAAGCGATTGTTTCACTTGTGTAG